From Candidatus Syntrophoarchaeum caldarius, the proteins below share one genomic window:
- a CDS encoding aspartyl/glutamyl-tRNA amidotransferase subunit B — MVNLQTTDVDVMIGLECHVQINKLNTKLFCGCSSDYHDDPPNTHTCPVCLGLPGALPVINRRAVECGIKVALALGCKIQEETLFYRKNYYYPDLPRGFQISQYDFPLATDGIVYLEKDIKRGIRINRVHMEEDPGRLVHKGAIEEAKYTMVDYNRSGMPLLEIVTEPDLRSPREARQFLNKIRNILEYLDVFDGDLEGSLRVDANISINGGDRTEVKNISSYKGVEKALLFELNRQKNVLRRGKKVEQETRHFDETRGITIPLRTKEAEYDYRYFPEPDLVLMRLGGWIDEIKESLPELPDAKRERFLREYNISEIHATILTSDVHLADFFEAVASRIDPGICTSWIADVLKGELNYRGIKVNRIAKEDFIELMQLLVEDKITDHGAIEVIRTLLDHGGDVKEIVSEKGLLKAEIDETEKAVNEVIKEFPAAVNDYRSGKKEALNYLVGQVMRKTRGRADPEHANRLLLERIEE; from the coding sequence ACTGATGTAGATGTTATGATCGGGCTTGAGTGTCACGTGCAGATCAACAAGCTCAATACCAAGCTATTTTGTGGGTGTTCTTCAGATTACCACGATGACCCCCCAAACACCCATACATGTCCTGTTTGTCTTGGGCTCCCAGGTGCACTCCCTGTTATAAACAGGCGAGCTGTTGAGTGCGGGATAAAGGTTGCACTTGCTCTTGGCTGCAAGATTCAGGAGGAGACACTCTTCTATCGGAAAAACTACTACTATCCCGATCTTCCACGGGGCTTCCAGATTTCGCAGTACGACTTCCCGCTTGCAACAGATGGAATCGTATATCTTGAAAAAGATATAAAGCGCGGGATTCGGATCAATCGTGTTCACATGGAGGAAGATCCAGGCAGACTTGTTCATAAGGGCGCGATCGAAGAGGCGAAGTACACAATGGTTGACTACAACCGTTCAGGAATGCCGCTTCTTGAAATTGTGACCGAGCCAGATCTGAGATCACCTCGTGAAGCGAGACAGTTCCTGAATAAGATCAGAAACATCCTCGAGTACCTTGACGTCTTTGATGGCGATCTTGAAGGTTCATTGCGGGTCGATGCAAATATCTCGATCAATGGGGGCGACCGCACAGAGGTTAAGAACATATCTTCATACAAAGGAGTGGAGAAAGCCCTTCTTTTTGAGCTGAATCGTCAGAAGAATGTATTGCGAAGGGGGAAGAAGGTTGAACAGGAGACGCGTCATTTTGACGAGACGCGCGGTATCACGATCCCACTCAGAACAAAGGAAGCAGAGTATGATTACAGATATTTTCCTGAACCAGATCTCGTTCTCATGCGGCTTGGAGGATGGATCGATGAAATAAAAGAAAGTTTGCCTGAACTCCCTGATGCAAAGCGGGAGCGATTTTTGCGTGAGTACAACATCTCAGAGATTCATGCAACCATTCTGACTTCTGATGTCCATCTTGCAGACTTTTTTGAAGCAGTTGCATCCAGGATTGATCCAGGCATCTGCACATCATGGATTGCAGACGTACTGAAGGGGGAACTCAACTATCGCGGAATCAAAGTAAATCGTATCGCGAAAGAGGACTTCATCGAGCTTATGCAGCTTCTTGTGGAGGACAAAATAACAGATCATGGTGCTATAGAGGTTATACGCACACTCCTTGATCATGGCGGAGACGTCAAGGAGATTGTAAGCGAGAAAGGACTTTTAAAGGCTGAGATCGATGAAACCGAGAAAGCAGTCAACGAAGTCATCAAAGAGTTTCCAGCAGCAGTCAATGACTACCGGTCAGGAAAAAAGGAGGCGCTCAACTATCTTGTGGGCCAGGTGATGCGAAAGACGCGTGGGCGAGCTGACCCAGAACATGCAAATAGACTGCTTCTTGAAAGAATTGAGGAGTGA
- a CDS encoding bifunctional UGMP family protein/serine/threonine protein kinase, with amino-acid sequence MVQCAEAIVDIRQDKVYKRRIPKSYRIKELDERIRRERTKFEAKIMKEARKLGVPTPIVLDCWHTTITMEYIDGTPLKDCISEEYCKRAGELVGRLHSGEIIHGDLTTSNMIVTEGDRLYLIDFGLSFYEQTIEARGVDLHVFFQTLRGSHEGYDDLISAFKRGYQASFDQAESVLARVAEIELRGRYK; translated from the coding sequence GTGGTTCAATGCGCAGAGGCGATCGTTGATATAAGGCAGGATAAGGTTTACAAACGGAGAATACCGAAAAGCTATCGTATAAAAGAGCTTGATGAGCGTATCAGGCGTGAGCGGACAAAATTTGAGGCAAAAATAATGAAAGAGGCGCGAAAACTCGGTGTACCAACTCCAATTGTGCTTGACTGCTGGCATACCACGATAACAATGGAGTACATCGACGGCACACCACTCAAAGATTGCATCTCTGAAGAATACTGCAAAAGGGCAGGCGAACTTGTTGGACGACTCCATTCAGGCGAGATTATACACGGAGACCTTACAACATCGAACATGATCGTTACAGAGGGTGACAGGTTATATTTAATCGACTTTGGGCTTTCATTTTATGAGCAAACGATCGAGGCAAGGGGTGTTGATCTCCACGTCTTTTTCCAGACACTCCGGGGCAGCCATGAGGGGTATGATGACCTGATCAGTGCATTTAAGAGAGGATACCAGGCAAGTTTCGATCAGGCTGAGTCTGTACTTGCACGTGTAGCCGAAATTGAGTTGAGAGGACGATATAAATAG
- a CDS encoding 30S ribosomal protein S15: MARMYARRKGKSGSTKLYRKEIPEWVNMSSQNVEEEVAKLYSQGYSTSEIGMILRDKYGIPSTKLVTGKKISKILEEQGTPIKVPEDLENLIIKALRLRKHIENNKKDLHNKRALNLIESKIRRLVKYYRREKVLPADWSYSPATAEMLITR; encoded by the coding sequence ATGGCAAGAATGTACGCCAGACGAAAAGGTAAATCAGGATCAACAAAACTATATCGTAAGGAGATCCCTGAATGGGTCAATATGAGTTCGCAGAACGTTGAAGAAGAGGTAGCCAAACTCTACAGCCAGGGTTACTCAACGAGCGAAATCGGCATGATACTGCGGGATAAGTATGGAATTCCTTCAACAAAGCTTGTGACAGGCAAAAAAATCTCAAAGATACTTGAAGAGCAGGGAACTCCAATAAAAGTACCTGAAGACCTTGAAAATCTTATTATAAAAGCACTTCGTCTCAGAAAGCATATAGAGAATAATAAAAAAGATCTCCATAATAAAAGGGCGCTGAATCTGATTGAGTCAAAGATCCGAAGACTGGTAAAATACTATCGAAGAGAGAAGGTGCTGCCAGCGGACTGGTCATACAGCCCTGCTACTGCTGAGATGCTGATAACAAGATAG
- a CDS encoding uridylate kinase, with translation MKIVVSIGGSVLISDSDPDRIKAFASVLREIATSNHVFVVTGGGETARKYIKLGRGLGANEGICDRIGIDVTRLNAYILILALGSFAYPEVITTYRDALVAGEHGIVVMGGVSPGYTTDAVSAILAEYVGADLLINATSVDGVYSSDPKINPDSKRYEQMSAYELVEVVLSTKLHAGSTSVIDPVGAKVIERSGIRTIVLNGSDPSNILKAVRGEKIGTEILSD, from the coding sequence ATGAAGATTGTTGTATCAATCGGAGGTTCAGTGCTGATATCAGATAGCGACCCCGATCGAATAAAGGCCTTTGCGTCAGTTCTAAGGGAAATTGCCACCTCTAACCATGTTTTTGTTGTAACGGGTGGTGGAGAAACAGCAAGAAAATATATCAAACTTGGGAGAGGACTTGGCGCAAACGAAGGAATCTGTGATCGGATCGGGATAGATGTGACACGGCTCAACGCATACATTTTGATCCTTGCACTGGGAAGTTTCGCATATCCTGAGGTCATTACCACATACAGGGACGCCCTCGTCGCAGGTGAGCATGGGATTGTTGTGATGGGCGGTGTGAGTCCTGGTTATACGACTGATGCGGTATCTGCGATCCTTGCTGAGTATGTGGGCGCAGATCTTCTGATAAATGCGACATCGGTGGACGGTGTGTACAGCAGTGATCCAAAGATAAATCCTGATTCGAAACGATACGAGCAGATGAGCGCCTATGAGCTTGTGGAGGTTGTACTTTCCACGAAACTCCATGCAGGCTCAACATCTGTGATAGATCCTGTAGGGGCAAAGGTGATCGAGCGATCGGGGATCAGAACGATCGTCCTCAACGGCAGCGATCCATCAAACATCCTCAAAGCAGTGCGGGGCGAGAAGATCGGAACAGAGATTCTGAGTGATTAG
- a CDS encoding yjeF family carbohydrate kinase, whose amino-acid sequence MRSPMRPLDMKRIDRNAAYHGLSTLQLMENAGASIAHAIRSRFERGKIVIIAGRGNNGGDAFVAARHLKGFEVEIFLAGRFEEIRTAEARTNWEILKASNFRLTEIRDSSAMKVVRDALDDAEIVIDAIFGTGVTGSIKEPERGLIELINRSNAFKIAVDIPSGLDPETAEADLAVCADLTVTFHRPKTGMLLDAAAAYTGEIEVGDIGIPSLFEILTGPGDLEALLKREKTSHKGDNGRVLIVGGGPFTGAPVLSAMAALRSGADWVTLALPRSAAATAATFSPNLIVEPLSSDILCPDDLECIQNLMGRHDVTVIGMGAGDADETLELMRSVIKTSKKLVLDADGLYALDLPSQKEDLIITPHRGEFAKMGVEITGDPETFVMEFSKKNGFTVLMKGAEDLISDGNNLRINRTGNAGMTVGGSGDVLSGIAGAFYAICDDPVAVASAAAFLSGAAGDLAFRERGYGLLATDIIDKISDVLKQI is encoded by the coding sequence ATGAGATCACCAATGAGACCGCTTGATATGAAAAGGATTGATAGGAACGCTGCATATCACGGACTTTCAACACTTCAATTGATGGAGAACGCAGGAGCTTCAATTGCCCACGCGATAAGATCAAGATTTGAGCGCGGTAAAATCGTGATCATCGCTGGTAGAGGAAACAACGGTGGGGATGCTTTTGTTGCGGCCCGACATCTCAAAGGGTTCGAAGTTGAGATCTTCCTTGCAGGACGGTTTGAGGAGATCAGAACAGCAGAAGCGCGTACAAACTGGGAGATACTCAAAGCAAGTAACTTCAGACTAACAGAGATTAGAGATTCTTCAGCCATGAAAGTTGTGCGTGATGCGCTGGATGATGCAGAGATTGTTATTGATGCGATCTTCGGTACAGGCGTCACTGGTAGTATAAAAGAACCAGAAAGAGGGCTTATAGAGCTTATAAATAGATCAAATGCGTTTAAAATTGCCGTGGATATCCCCTCTGGTTTAGATCCAGAAACTGCTGAAGCCGATCTCGCGGTTTGTGCAGACCTCACCGTTACATTCCATCGCCCAAAGACGGGGATGCTGCTTGATGCTGCGGCTGCTTATACCGGTGAGATAGAAGTGGGTGATATCGGAATCCCCTCGCTCTTTGAGATCTTAACTGGTCCAGGCGATCTTGAAGCACTTCTAAAACGGGAGAAGACGAGTCACAAAGGAGATAACGGCAGAGTTTTGATCGTTGGAGGGGGGCCGTTTACAGGTGCACCCGTCTTATCTGCCATGGCCGCACTCAGAAGTGGTGCTGACTGGGTAACGCTTGCCCTTCCCAGATCTGCTGCAGCGACGGCAGCCACATTCTCGCCGAACCTCATCGTTGAACCACTTTCCTCTGATATTCTCTGTCCAGATGACCTCGAATGCATACAGAACCTCATGGGGCGTCACGATGTCACTGTGATTGGAATGGGCGCAGGCGATGCAGATGAGACGCTTGAACTTATGCGATCTGTTATTAAAACCTCAAAAAAGCTTGTTCTTGATGCAGATGGTCTCTACGCACTTGATCTACCTTCACAAAAAGAGGATCTTATCATAACTCCGCATCGTGGTGAGTTTGCCAAGATGGGGGTTGAGATCACAGGAGATCCCGAGACTTTTGTAATGGAGTTTTCAAAGAAGAACGGGTTCACAGTGCTCATGAAAGGCGCTGAGGATCTGATCAGTGATGGAAATAATTTAAGGATAAACAGGACCGGGAACGCTGGTATGACGGTTGGTGGGAGCGGGGATGTACTTTCAGGAATTGCTGGTGCTTTCTATGCGATCTGCGATGACCCGGTCGCAGTGGCATCTGCAGCCGCATTTCTCTCTGGTGCAGCGGGTGATCTTGCGTTCAGGGAACGGGGATATGGACTTCTGGCAACTGACATCATCGATAAAATCAGCGATGTTTTAAAGCAGATCTAA
- a CDS encoding Peptidyl-tRNA hydrolase yields MTFFERFRDKRSFDYKQCLVIRTDLKLSKGKTAVQASHASILAYERAPKSLRKKWMQEGQKKVALAVPGVKELYLLKEQADKLGVASALVVDAGLTEIPPGTVTALGLGPDKQEILDKITGKLKLL; encoded by the coding sequence ATGACGTTTTTCGAAAGATTCAGGGATAAAAGGTCTTTTGACTACAAGCAGTGCCTCGTTATACGCACCGATCTCAAGCTCTCAAAGGGTAAAACTGCCGTTCAGGCATCACATGCTTCGATACTTGCTTATGAGCGTGCACCAAAGTCTTTAAGAAAGAAATGGATGCAAGAGGGGCAGAAAAAAGTTGCGCTTGCTGTGCCTGGCGTAAAAGAGCTTTATTTACTGAAGGAGCAGGCAGATAAGCTTGGGGTTGCCTCGGCACTTGTCGTGGATGCAGGTTTAACAGAGATTCCACCTGGCACAGTTACGGCACTTGGACTTGGTCCCGATAAACAGGAGATTCTTGATAAGATCACAGGTAAATTGAAGCTTCTGTAA
- a CDS encoding bifunctional inositol-1 monophosphatase/fructose-1,6-bisphosphatase, protein MMKPAGEMREILLKLADAVISNVTDCILHSDDFDKIVMEKSRDVTRKLDMVAEDTLEAYLLEHDLSARIISEELGDRVIPSGEDPAFTLVFDPVDGSTNASRGIPFFCTSIAYAPKVKDVGFDDITIGIVKTAYGRTYHAVRGEGAFLDDKKIDVGHIERDRRKKQIFCIYSYGVNQLPHGILEFGGRNIIRVLGSIAIEMCLLAQGALDGIIEVRDVMNGYDIMASSLILKEAGGILTDTAGEPIRALADVKGISFVGARDEETHDQILRILKG, encoded by the coding sequence ATGATGAAACCAGCAGGTGAGATGCGTGAAATCCTCCTCAAACTTGCAGATGCGGTCATTTCAAATGTTACTGATTGTATTCTGCACTCGGATGATTTCGATAAGATCGTTATGGAGAAGAGTCGAGACGTTACAAGAAAGCTCGATATGGTCGCAGAGGATACGCTTGAGGCTTATCTGCTTGAACATGATCTTTCTGCGCGGATAATCTCTGAAGAACTTGGAGATAGAGTTATTCCGTCAGGAGAAGATCCAGCATTTACGCTTGTGTTCGATCCTGTTGATGGCTCTACAAATGCATCTCGTGGGATTCCTTTCTTCTGCACATCGATCGCCTATGCACCAAAGGTCAAAGATGTTGGGTTTGATGATATCACGATCGGGATTGTAAAAACTGCATACGGGCGGACGTATCATGCTGTGCGGGGAGAGGGTGCGTTTCTGGATGATAAGAAGATCGATGTTGGGCATATCGAGCGTGATCGAAGGAAAAAGCAGATCTTTTGCATCTACAGCTATGGGGTAAACCAGCTTCCCCACGGGATTTTAGAGTTTGGGGGACGAAATATCATACGGGTACTCGGGAGCATAGCGATCGAGATGTGTCTTCTCGCTCAGGGAGCGCTCGACGGGATCATCGAGGTGCGTGATGTCATGAATGGATATGACATCATGGCGTCATCGCTCATACTGAAAGAAGCCGGCGGGATCCTGACAGATACAGCAGGTGAGCCAATCCGTGCGCTTGCTGATGTCAAAGGGATATCTTTTGTCGGTGCACGCGATGAGGAGACTCATGATCAAATATTGAGGATTCTCAAAGGGTAA
- a CDS encoding histone acetyltransferase, ELP3 family protein encodes MSHSSYQNACETLARAVSRSINEKEMKPIDLNRMKKEVGSEHHLNTLPKNSDILKELIKIEGLPLKPVFLDLLRRKKVRTISGVAVVAAMTSPYPCPHGKCLVCPGGPDSVFESPQSYTGHEPAAMRGLQHDFDPYKQVEARLNQLSEIGHEVDKVELIIMGGTITSRSPDYQQWFVKRSIEAMNDFGAPYPNKSPANDWKDVQRINETARVRNTGITFETRPDQCSKSHIERMLDLGVTKVELGVQHTDNDILRRINRGHTREDVIEANRLLRDSALKVGFHMMPGLPGSDPELDFASFDEIFSNPDFMPDYLKIYPTLVVEGSEIAKLWEKGEYQPLTTESAAELISRIKPMIPPWTRLQRVQRDIPADKILAGVKKSNLRQIARNLMEKAGKRCRCIRCREVGHRMLEEVAFETGDLALKIEQYACAGGVENFISIDAVADDALVAFLRLRFPEDPFMNELDGAALIRELHVYGPIAPFENTGVAGWQHRGYGEWLLAKAEQVASDHGFSRIAVMSGIGVRGYYKRKGYETRGAFMIKEIQ; translated from the coding sequence ATGAGTCACTCCAGCTATCAGAACGCATGTGAAACGCTTGCAAGAGCGGTATCGAGATCTATCAATGAGAAGGAAATGAAGCCCATAGATCTCAATCGAATGAAAAAAGAGGTTGGATCAGAGCACCATCTAAATACACTTCCAAAAAACTCTGATATACTTAAAGAGCTGATTAAAATCGAAGGATTACCGCTTAAACCCGTTTTTCTCGATCTTTTAAGACGAAAAAAAGTAAGGACAATCTCTGGTGTTGCTGTTGTCGCGGCCATGACGTCCCCTTATCCATGTCCGCATGGTAAGTGTCTTGTGTGTCCTGGTGGTCCTGATTCTGTGTTTGAATCCCCACAGAGTTACACAGGTCATGAGCCTGCCGCTATGAGGGGGTTGCAGCATGATTTTGATCCCTACAAACAGGTTGAGGCAAGATTGAACCAGTTGAGTGAGATCGGGCACGAGGTTGATAAGGTGGAGCTTATTATCATGGGCGGTACGATCACCTCCCGCTCGCCTGATTACCAGCAGTGGTTTGTGAAGCGCTCGATAGAGGCTATGAATGATTTTGGTGCCCCATATCCAAACAAGAGCCCAGCGAATGACTGGAAGGATGTCCAGAGGATCAATGAGACTGCAAGAGTGCGAAACACAGGGATCACATTCGAGACGAGGCCTGATCAGTGCAGCAAGTCACATATTGAACGCATGCTCGATCTGGGTGTAACAAAGGTTGAACTCGGGGTTCAGCATACAGATAATGATATACTCAGGCGCATAAATCGCGGACACACCCGTGAGGATGTTATCGAGGCAAACAGGCTCCTCAGGGACTCGGCGCTCAAAGTGGGTTTTCACATGATGCCCGGACTTCCTGGATCTGACCCGGAACTTGATTTTGCATCTTTCGATGAGATCTTCAGCAATCCTGACTTCATGCCCGATTATCTGAAGATATACCCCACGCTGGTTGTTGAGGGTTCAGAGATTGCAAAACTCTGGGAAAAGGGTGAATACCAGCCACTGACGACTGAATCCGCAGCAGAACTTATTTCAAGGATTAAACCGATGATTCCACCATGGACGAGACTACAGAGGGTGCAACGGGATATTCCAGCAGATAAGATACTTGCAGGGGTTAAAAAGAGCAACCTGAGGCAGATCGCAAGAAATCTGATGGAAAAAGCTGGGAAACGATGCAGATGTATCCGCTGCAGAGAGGTCGGTCACCGTATGCTCGAAGAGGTGGCATTTGAAACAGGAGATCTTGCACTCAAGATCGAACAGTATGCGTGTGCAGGTGGAGTTGAGAATTTCATATCGATCGATGCCGTAGCGGATGATGCGCTTGTTGCGTTCCTGCGCCTGCGATTCCCTGAAGATCCTTTTATGAACGAACTTGATGGGGCAGCACTCATCCGAGAACTCCATGTATATGGTCCAATCGCACCATTTGAGAATACCGGGGTGGCTGGATGGCAGCACAGAGGTTATGGTGAGTGGCTCCTTGCCAAAGCAGAACAGGTGGCTTCGGATCACGGATTCTCAAGGATTGCTGTGATGAGCGGTATAGGAGTCAGGGGATATTATAAAAGAAAAGGTTATGAGACACGGGGCGCTTTTATGATTAAGGAGATTCAATGA
- a CDS encoding membrane protein containing Yip1 domain protein produces the protein MNPLIDPDEFFGEKMKRGIEWRYPALTVLLVGIIGAVSAYIVAELVIRAIMPELPPDATAIARIAPIFGAAVAVFMAFFMWFIYTAVFYVLSSFFGGEGEFKRLLQFTGYGFIPQIFSSLITLFLLRYTLSGIDFSIENPELFQQTLMSDPMMKYAAIVSMIFLIWSANIWMFAVKHARKMEMKQAALTVGIPIGLYVLYQIVSFIFLVE, from the coding sequence ATGAATCCGTTGATCGACCCCGATGAATTTTTCGGTGAAAAGATGAAGAGGGGTATCGAATGGAGATATCCAGCGCTTACAGTGCTTCTTGTGGGGATAATCGGTGCCGTGAGTGCTTATATCGTTGCAGAGCTTGTGATCAGGGCGATAATGCCTGAGCTACCACCAGATGCAACCGCTATTGCCCGTATTGCTCCTATTTTTGGCGCAGCAGTTGCAGTTTTCATGGCGTTCTTCATGTGGTTTATCTATACAGCAGTATTCTATGTGCTCTCATCGTTCTTTGGCGGGGAGGGGGAGTTCAAACGACTTCTGCAGTTCACTGGATATGGTTTCATCCCCCAGATCTTTAGCTCGCTCATCACGCTGTTTCTGCTCCGTTATACGCTAAGTGGGATTGATTTCTCGATTGAAAACCCCGAACTCTTCCAGCAAACCCTGATGTCAGATCCGATGATGAAATATGCAGCGATTGTTAGTATGATTTTCCTGATATGGAGTGCCAACATCTGGATGTTTGCGGTTAAGCATGCACGGAAGATGGAGATGAAACAGGCGGCTCTCACCGTTGGTATCCCAATTGGACTGTATGTTCTCTATCAGATTGTGAGTTTTATCTTCCTGGTGGAGTGA
- a CDS encoding Divalent ion tolerance protein, CutA1, producing the protein MTQNDFVVILSTSPCDEAERIAERLVDEHLAACVNITEVRSIFHWEGELCNEKESLMVIKTKRAMVETVISRIKEIHPYEIPEIIVLPITGGYDAYLSWISNEVDGA; encoded by the coding sequence ATGACCCAGAACGATTTTGTTGTGATCCTCTCCACATCTCCCTGTGATGAGGCAGAGCGAATCGCAGAAAGGCTTGTTGATGAACACCTTGCAGCATGTGTCAACATCACTGAGGTGAGGTCGATCTTCCACTGGGAAGGTGAGCTATGCAATGAGAAGGAGAGTCTGATGGTGATTAAAACTAAAAGAGCGATGGTAGAAACGGTAATCAGTCGTATAAAGGAGATACATCCGTATGAAATCCCTGAAATCATCGTACTTCCAATAACTGGTGGATATGACGCATATCTATCGTGGATAAGCAATGAAGTGGATGGTGCATGA
- a CDS encoding XRE family transcriptional regulator: protein MKAPCELIVWYILPSIRAGLASTLIESGVSQKEVAAKLGITQAAVSQYLSKKRGSSTELGEEAMNAIRELGDSIIAGDFDLLTGICDICRIVRKSGVLCDIHREMETVPDNCNMCTI, encoded by the coding sequence ATGAAAGCGCCATGTGAACTGATCGTCTGGTATATACTCCCCTCGATTCGCGCTGGACTTGCATCCACCCTCATAGAAAGTGGTGTCTCACAGAAAGAGGTTGCTGCAAAGCTTGGGATAACACAGGCTGCGGTTTCACAGTATTTGAGCAAGAAAAGGGGAAGCAGTACAGAACTTGGCGAAGAAGCAATGAATGCAATCCGCGAACTTGGAGATAGTATCATAGCAGGTGATTTTGATCTTCTTACAGGAATATGCGATATCTGCCGGATAGTCAGAAAGAGTGGTGTGCTCTGTGATATTCACCGAGAGATGGAGACTGTGCCTGATAATTGCAATATGTGTACGATATGA
- a CDS encoding DGC domain containing protein, whose protein sequence is MEDVTMGERYLRGKKPICLFPCSGFTIPGEAVRRASAIISEEVFPDICDTLGIVELTRAFIDGNTAGFKKKLSKQKVVTIDGCQYSCAKEFIKRFLRIEPEREIIFRLTDREDVADKMTFTKDEDIEKAIRLIKEVVEELHPATQ, encoded by the coding sequence ATGGAGGATGTTACAATGGGTGAACGATACTTAAGAGGAAAGAAACCGATTTGTCTCTTTCCATGCTCGGGTTTTACCATCCCTGGAGAAGCGGTGAGGAGGGCATCTGCCATCATCTCAGAGGAAGTTTTTCCTGATATCTGTGATACACTTGGGATTGTTGAGCTGACAAGGGCATTTATCGATGGAAATACCGCTGGTTTTAAGAAGAAGCTGAGCAAGCAGAAGGTTGTAACGATAGACGGATGCCAGTACAGTTGTGCAAAGGAGTTCATCAAGCGATTCTTGAGGATAGAACCAGAAAGAGAGATTATCTTTCGTTTGACTGATAGAGAAGACGTGGCAGATAAGATGACATTCACAAAAGATGAAGACATCGAGAAGGCGATACGTCTTATCAAAGAGGTGGTGGAAGAGCTACATCCTGCAACTCAATGA